In one window of Miscanthus floridulus cultivar M001 chromosome 12, ASM1932011v1, whole genome shotgun sequence DNA:
- the LOC136498215 gene encoding wall-associated receptor kinase-like 6 translates to MSLQLLAAAALALAGPPVTLPGCRESCGEVSVPYPFGIGVGCFHEGFGLTCDDTQQPPKLLLLGDGVEVEVLDISLPDSTVRINSNVLFSASDSDSPEFNGTWSLPHASGPFVVSITFNWFVAVGCNIFAQLIPVGSEKNTSICGAMCVGNMLDDAMSACSGIGLCRTPIKGLSPSYSIKVLSVQRSTPTSRLLDTTHAAAFIVDREWYRIYGYDMPSNITSLDYWPQSVPAVLEWWFDLSRAQDLYLFSGLDDPRGNRCISSNSFAYYIDDANHTSQMQQLRLLHKRIRCNCSQGYEGNPYITHGCQDINECLQPKVTCRGTCVNVPGTYTCSPKKSIRSLPGLITVIAISGGFGLLFSLLGVTKVSKKLKQRSARKLKQKFFKRNHGLLLEQLISSNKDIAERTKVFSLEELEQATNKFDHNRILGGGGHGTVYKGILTDQRVVAIKRSKIVVQREIDQFINEVVILSQTNDRNVVKLFGCCLETEVPLLVFEFISNGTLSYHLHGQSKSSLPWRDRLRIALEIARAIAYLHCAASISVFHRDIKSANILLTDTLIAKVSDFGASRSISIDETGIHTAIQGTHGYLDPEYYYTSQLTDKSDVYSFGVILAELLTSVKPVFSTHSSEVKSLASHFVSVIKDYRLLDILDTQIVEEGGAKDAEVVARLAEACLSLKGEERPTMRQVETTLEDVLGSKVHSSSQVSRTIQIVLKDQTHNRSKGNEGTRLYSLEKEFIQSSEIPR, encoded by the exons ATGTCGCTTCAGCTCCTGGCGGCAGCAGCACTGGCACTAGCAGGGCCGCCAGTAACCCTGCCTGGCTGCCGGGAGAGCTGCGGCGAAGTAAGCGTGCCGTACCCCTTCGGCATCGGCGTCGGCTGCTTCCACGAGGGTTTCGGCCTCACCTGCGACGACACGCAGCAGCCGCCCAAGCTGCTGCTCTTGGGCGACGGTGTGGAGGTGGAGGTGCTCGACATCTCCTTGCCGGACAGCACGGTACGCATCAACAGCAACGTTTTGTTTTCAGCCTCTGACTCTGATTCTCCAGAGTTCAATGGCACGTGGTCtctcccacatgcctctgggcccTTCGTGGTGTCCATCACATTCAACTGGTTCGTGGCCGTCGGTTGCAACATCTTCGCGCAGCTCATCCCTGTCGGCTCAGAGAAAAACACCAGCATCTGCGGCGCCATGTGCGTCGGCAATATGTTGGATGATGCCATGTCAGCTTGTTCGGGTATTGGCCTCTGCCGCACACCCATCAAAGGGTTGTCCCCTTCGTACTCTATAAAAGTTCTGTCCGTGCAAAGATCGACGCCTACATCTCGGCTGCTGGACACAACACATGCAGCTGCGTTCATAGTTGACAGGGAATGGTACAGAATTTACGGATACGACATGCCCAGCAATATCACTTCCTTGGATTATTGGCCGCAGAGCGTTCCGGCAGTGCTGGAGTGGTGGTTCGATTTGAGCCGTGCTCAGGACCTGTACTTGTTCTCGGGATTGGATGACCCCCGTGGCAACAGATGCATAAGCAGCAACAGCTTCGCCTACTACATAGACGACGCAAACCATACATCACAGATGCAACAGCTTCGCCTACTACATAAGCGAATACGGTGCAACTGTTCCCAAGGATATGAAGGGAATCCATACATCACACATGGATGCCAAG ATATCAATGAGTGCTTACAGCCGAAGGTAACATGCCGTGGAACCTGCGTCAATGTGCCAGGAACATACACATGCTCACCAAAGAAAAGCATCAGGAGCCTTCCAG GTTTAATCACTGTAATAGCAATCAGTGGTGGTTTTGGACTACTATTTTCACTTCTTGGTGTTACCAAAGTCTCCAAAAAACTTAAGCAACGAAGTGCCAGGAAGCTGAAACAAAAGTTTTTCAAGAGAAACCATGGATTGCTTCTCGAACAATTGATCTCTTCAAACAAAGATATAGCCGAAAGGACGAAGGTTTTCAGCTTAGAAGAGCTAGAGCAAGCAACCAATAAATTTGATCATAATCGAATCCTTGGTGGTGGAGGCCATGGCACAGTATATAAAGGCATTTTAACCGATCAACGTGTTGTGGCCATAAAAAGGTCCAAAATTGTGGTTCAAAGGGAAATCGATCAATTCATAAATGAGGTCGTCATACTTTCACAAACTAACGACAGAAATGTGGTGAAGCTCTTTGGTTGTTGCCTCGAGACTGAAGTTCCCTTACTAGTTTTTGAGTTCATATCAAATGGGACCTTATCCTATCATCTTCATGGACAAAGCAAAAGCTCTTTGCCATGGAGAGATAGATTGAGGATTGCACTAGAAATTGCAAGGGCAATCGCATATCTACATTGTGCAGCTTCCATATCGGTGTTCCATAGAGATATCAAATCTGCAAATATACTGCTTACTGATACTTTAATAGCAAAAGTGTCAGACTTTGGAGCTTCAAGGTCAATTTCAATAGATGAAACAGGAATACATACGGCCATCCAAGGAACTCATGGTTACCTTGATCCTGAATATTATTACACTAGTCAACTCACCGACAAGAGTGATGTGTACAGCTTTGGTGTAATCTTAGCAGAGCTACTAACAAGTGTTAAACCGGTATTCTCTACTCATTCGTCAGAAGTCAAAAGCCTAGCATCACACTTCGTGTCTGTGATAAAAGACTATCGTTTGTTAGATATTCTAGACACACAAATTGTTGAAGAGGGAGGGGCTAAAGATGCCGAGGTTGTTGCAAGGCTTGCAGAAGCATGCTTAAGCTTAAAAGGTGAAGAAAGGCCTACAATGAGGCAAGTGGAGACAACACTTGAAGATGTGCTAGGATCAAAGGTCCACTCCAGTTCTCAAGTTTCAAGGACAATTCAAATTGTTCTTAAAGATCAGACACACAACCGAAGCAAAGGCAATGAAGGAACTAGACTATACAGCTTGGAGAAAGAGTTCATACAGTCATCTGAAATTCCAAGATGA
- the LOC136496195 gene encoding peroxidase 45-like — MDPGFTSQLNDTCSSDPNAFAFLDPSPVGSDNAFYRNLQVGKGLLGSDQVLYSDMRSRSTVDYYASNQGAFFSDFMAGMTKLGRIGVKTSATSGEIRQNCRFPN, encoded by the coding sequence atggaccccggcttcaCGTCGCAGCTGAACGACACCTGCAGCTCTGACCCCAACGCCTtcgccttcctcgacccctcgccggtggGCTCCGACAACGCCTTCTACCGGAACCTGCAGGTCGGCAAGGGCCTCCTGGGCTCCGACCAGGTGCTCTACTCCGATATGAGGTCGCGCAGCACGGTCGACTACTACGCGTCCAACCAGGGTGCCTTCTTCAGCGATTTCATGGCGGGgatgaccaagctcgggaggatcggggtcaagacATCGGCCACCAGCGGCGAGATACGCCAGaactgccggttcccgaactag